A window of Castanea sativa cultivar Marrone di Chiusa Pesio chromosome 1, ASM4071231v1 contains these coding sequences:
- the LOC142609311 gene encoding uncharacterized protein LOC142609311, with amino-acid sequence MAIAATTSNMSNDENNITNNNNNEAADDDDDHEHDMVMPGFRFHPTEEELVEFYLRRKVEGKRFNVELITFLDLYRYDPWELPALAAIGEKEWYFYVPRDRKYRNGDRPNRVTTSGYWKATGADRMIRSENFRSIGLKKTLVFYSGKAPKGIRTSWIMNEYRLPQHETERYQKAEISLCRVYKRAGVEDHPSLPRSLPSRASSSRVAQSSRKQNDLVQSSILDNFQAFGGVLQSQQIEEEKLKEADGISSSTNNSDDVTTALGLSKHNNNAYRSAPISPTQLGLPAPMEEEGMLMNHSKQACNSLVPTCTTFFTTAGSSSINAVDDLHKLVHYQQASSMIGQQQQHYYNVHHHPYQLPSLLPQSSQPLSLNTLPNMLPTAFSDRLWEWNPIPEANREYTNPFK; translated from the exons ATGGCAATTGCTGCAACGACTTCAAACATGAGCAACGACGAAAACAACatcaccaacaacaacaacaacgaggccgctgatgatgatgatgaccaTGAGCATGATATGGTTATGCCCGGTTTTCGCTTCCACCCTACTGAAGAAGAACTTGTTGAGTTCTACCTTCGCCGTAAGGTAGAGGGCAAGCGCTTTAACGTTGAACTCATTACTTTTCTGGATCTTTATCGCTATGACCCCTGGGAGCTTCCTG CCTTGGCGGCCATTGGAGAGAAGGAATGGTACTTCTATGTGCCTAGAGACCGCAAGTATCGAAACGGGGACAGGCCTAATCGTGTTACAACTTCTGGGTATTGGAAGGCAACTGGAGCTGACCGAATGATTCGAAGTGAGAACTTCAGGTCAATTGGGTTGAAGAAAACCCTAGTTTTCTATTCTGGGAAAGCTCCTAAGGGCATCCGAACCAGCTGGATCATGAACGAGTATCGCTTGCCTCAACATGAAACTGAACGATACCAAAAG GCAGAAATATCATTGTGCCGTGTGTACAAGAGAGCAGGAGTGGAAGACCACCCGTCTCTCCCTCGCTCTCTTCCATCGAGGGCATCCTCATCTAGAGTGGCTCAGTCAAGTAGAAAGCAGAATGACCTAGTTCAGAGTTCCATATTGGACAACTTCCAAGCTTTTGGAGGAGTACTACAGTCACAGCAAATTGAGGAGGAGAAGTTGAAAGAAGCAGATGGAATAAGCAGTAGTACTAACAATTCAGATGATGTCACAACAGCTCTTGGGCTTTCCAAGCACAATAATAATGCATACCGATCAGCTCCAATTAGCCCCACCCAGCTGGGGCTACCAGCTCCAATGGAAGAGGAAGGAATGCTCATGAATCACTCAAAGCAAGCTTGTAATTCTTTAGTCCCCACTTGCACCACCTTCTTCACTACAGCTGGCTCATCATCTATTAATGCGGTGGATGATCTCCATAAACTGGTACATTACCAACAAGCTTCAAGTATGATCGGTCAGCAACAGCAGCACTACTACAATGTTCACCATCATCCATACCAACTCCCTAGCTTGCTACCACAGTCTTCACAACCTCTGTCCCTCAATACGCTACCCAATATGCTTCCAACCGCCTTCTCCGACAGACTGTGGGAATGGAATCCAATTCCAGAGGCAAACCGAGAGTACACAAATCCCTTCAAGTAA